One Sphingomonas sp. LHG3406-1 genomic window carries:
- a CDS encoding PilZ domain-containing protein, translating to MSAQPFLDPPSATPIYPPREERRPTALSGWLARPTAERSWDFILTNLSYGGCRLRTDAPLVRGDEVNLTVHRRGAIPAVVRWRNGHGVGLSFVVEAPPRTEVPRQAKRRPLAMAVIVRRAGRRSQSLDASDISPRGCCLAFVDPPRPDDWIWVALPGLEPMEGRIRWVEDYRAGVEFVKPIHDAVFDLLLLRWNIEN from the coding sequence ATGAGCGCCCAGCCCTTCCTCGATCCGCCTTCCGCCACGCCCATCTATCCGCCGCGCGAAGAACGGCGCCCCACCGCATTGTCGGGCTGGCTTGCCCGCCCGACGGCGGAAAGGAGCTGGGACTTCATCCTCACCAACCTCAGTTATGGCGGCTGCCGGCTGCGCACCGACGCGCCGCTCGTCCGTGGTGACGAGGTCAACCTGACCGTTCATCGCCGCGGCGCCATCCCGGCCGTCGTGCGCTGGCGCAATGGGCACGGCGTCGGCCTGTCCTTCGTGGTCGAGGCGCCGCCCCGCACCGAGGTTCCGCGCCAGGCCAAGCGCCGGCCGTTGGCGATGGCGGTGATCGTCCGCCGCGCCGGCCGCCGCAGCCAGTCGCTCGACGCCTCCGACATCTCTCCCCGCGGCTGCTGCCTCGCCTTTGTCGACCCGCCCCGCCCCGATGACTGGATCTGGGTCGCCCTCCCCGGCCTCGAGCCGATGGAGGGTCGCATCCGCTGGGTCGAGGATTATCGCGCCGGAGTCGAATTCGTGAAGCCCATCCACGACGCCGTCTTCGACCTGCTGCTGCTGCGCTGGAACATCGAAAACTAG
- the ubiG gene encoding bifunctional 2-polyprenyl-6-hydroxyphenol methylase/3-demethylubiquinol 3-O-methyltransferase UbiG, translating into MAETSISGGFAEAASSIVPSEARHFGAMADDWWDPKGKSAMLHRLNPVRLAFIRESIDRHFDTDERTLRPLAGRTALDVGCGAGLLAEPLARMGAQVTGIDAAPELIEAARTHAGQTGLAIRYVAGEVASLPGKFDLVTALEVVEHVADPAAFVRQLADRLAPGGLLVMSTPNRTGLSRLLTITLAEGTGQIPRGTHDYDQFLPPEQLGALLTDAGLAVATTRGIAFSPGRGLHLSEDLRLNYLVAAKRP; encoded by the coding sequence ATGGCGGAAACAAGCATTAGCGGAGGCTTTGCCGAAGCGGCCTCGAGCATTGTCCCCTCGGAAGCCCGGCACTTCGGCGCGATGGCCGACGACTGGTGGGACCCGAAGGGCAAGTCGGCGATGCTTCACCGGCTGAACCCCGTCCGCCTCGCCTTCATCCGCGAGAGCATCGATCGCCACTTCGACACCGACGAGCGCACCCTTCGCCCGCTCGCCGGCCGCACCGCGCTCGATGTCGGCTGCGGCGCCGGCCTGCTTGCGGAACCGCTCGCCCGAATGGGTGCGCAAGTGACCGGTATCGATGCGGCGCCCGAGCTGATCGAAGCCGCCCGCACCCATGCCGGCCAGACCGGCCTCGCCATCCGTTACGTCGCCGGCGAAGTCGCGTCGCTTCCCGGCAAGTTCGACCTCGTCACCGCGCTCGAAGTGGTCGAGCATGTTGCCGACCCCGCCGCCTTCGTCCGCCAGCTGGCCGACCGCCTCGCACCTGGCGGCCTCCTCGTCATGAGCACGCCCAACCGCACCGGCCTGTCCCGCCTGCTCACCATCACGCTCGCCGAGGGCACCGGCCAGATCCCGCGCGGCACCCACGATTACGACCAGTTCCTGCCGCCCGAACAGCTCGGCGCCCTGCTCACCGACGCCGGCCTCGCCGTCGCCACCACCCGCGGGATCGCCTTCTCGCCGGGCCGCGGCCTCCACCTGAGCGAAGACCTCCGCCTCAATTATCTCGTCGCGGCAAAGCGGCCTTGA